The following DNA comes from Candidatus Methanomethylophilaceae archaeon.
AATCGACGACGAAACGCTGAAGGCGGAACTCACCAAATATCTGAACGAGTACCGCGTCAGCCCGGACGCCGCGAAAAGGGGCATCCTCCGCAAATACGGCGCGATGGACATCCCGTTCGCGGGCGGAACCATTGTGAAGAAAATAAAGGCCCTGACCGGGAACGAGCAGAACGTCGACATCGTCGGGAAGATCATGTCCTCGGAGCGCAAGCTGATAAACAGCAGAGGCACCCAGAAAGAAATCGTCTCCGGAACGATAGGCGACGAGACCGGCAACGTATCGTTCACCGTGTGGGAGCCGGGAAGCACTGAATTCGCCGTCGGAGAATCGTACGCCTTCAGGAACTGCTACTGCAAGACCTGGAACGGATCGGTGCAGGTGCATGTGGGCAACCGCGGGAGATTCGAGCTCGCCGGCGCTGATGTCGAAGCCTCCGAAGAGCCCGTGTCGCTGCCTTCCGAGAGCAAAAAGATCGGGAACCTCATCGGGAGCGAGCAGAACGTCGATGTGACCGCCAAAGTGCTGTTCGCCGAGAGGAAGGAAGTCAACGCCAGAGGAGAGATGAAAGAGATAATCTCCGGCATGATAGGCGACGAGACCGGGACCGTCCCGCTCACCGTCTGGAGCCCCGGCGAGACGGATCTGGAGCAGGGCTCGACATACAAGTTCATGGGATGCTACTGCAAGACGTGGAACGGAACCGTCCAGATCAACGTCGGCGACCGCGGGAAGATCGAGCCGACCGACGAAGCCATCGTCGTCGCCGAGACTGCAGCGCCCCCAGAAGCTCCGCAGCTGGCCCCGGGCGAGAGGAAAAAGATATCGGAGCTCACCGGAAGCGAGACCAACGCCGACCTCTCCGTGAAAGCGCTCTTCGTTGAAAGGAGGAACAAACCTATCAGAGGCGAAGACAGAGACATCATCACCGGAATAATCGGCGACGAGACCGGCACCGCACCGTTCACCATATGGGAGCCGGGCGACCTCGAGATGGAGAAGGGAGCAACCTACGTCTTCAGAGGATGCTACACCAGGGTCTGGGAGAACAGGGTCCAGGTCAACATCGGAAACCGCGGGAAGGTAGAGCCGCTGGGAATCCAGATCGACGTGCCAGAGAGGACTTACGACCTGAGCCCGCCGGAATGCAAGGTCAAGGACATACGCGAGGGCATCGGCAGCATAACCGTGAGAGGGATGATAGTCTCCGCGGAAGAAAGGGAAATCGTCATAAAGGGCGAGAACCGCACCGTCTGGTCCGGCATCCTCGCCGACGACACCGGCAAGATCCAGTATTCCGCATGGAAGGACTTCGGTCTGAAGGAGAATGAGAGCGTATGCATCTCCAACGCCTACGTCCGCTCTTGGAAAGGCATACCCCAGCTCAACATGGGCGAGAGAAGCGAGGTCAGCCGCGTGGACGGCGATTTCGGACAGATAGAGACTGGGAACAGCATGAGAACCGTCGGCGACATCATGAGGGCCGGCGGAGGCATAGACCTCGAGATCGAAGGGACGATCGTGGACGTCAAAGCCGGCAGCGGCCTCATCAAAAGGTGCCCCCAATGCAGGCGCTCCATCCTGGGAGGCGTCTGCACGATGCACGGGCCGGTCGAAGGGACCAGCGACCTGAGGATCAAAGCGGTCATCGACGACGGCACCGGAGCCATCGGAACCGTCATAGGGCGGGCCGACACCGAGAAGCTCACAGGCATCACTTTGGAAGAAGCCGAGAAAATGTCCGCCAGATTGGGCGAGAGCGCCGTCGCCGCGGAGCTGGCATCCAAGGTTCTGATGCGCAGAGTGAGGGCGTTCGGAAACGTCACCATAGACGATTTCGGACCCAACATCATTGAAAGAAGCATGGAGATAGTCGGCGTCGACGTGAAAGAAGAGGCCAGAAAACTCCTTAAGGACGTGGAGGCGAACTTATCATGACCGATTTCGACAATCCGTTCTCGAGCGGCGCGGACTACCTGCGCAGCGAACCGGCCCAGCCGCAGCCCCAGCAGCAGAAACCCCGCGCCGGATCCAGGGAGACCGCCTGGAGACTGTTCTCGTCGGAATTCAACGGCTGCAGATTGGAGATCAAAGCGGCCGAGGAGAAGGTCCCGTCGTACGTCGTCACGCCCCTGGGCGCCAAGGTGAACAGGGTCCTGATCGCCGGCGTCCTGACCGAGATAGAGGACAGGGGAACAGAAGAGGAGCACATGTGGACCTGCCGCGTGCAGGATCCCGCGGGATACTTCTACGTCAACGCCGGAAGATTCCAGCCCGAGGCGTCGGCCGCTATGGCATCCCTGAGCGCCCCCTGCTACGTCGCCGCCGTCGGAAAGGTCAGGATGTACCGCAGGGACGACGGGAGCATAGCGATGAGCGTCAGGCCCGAGCGCATAATGCAGATCGACGAGAGGACCTACATGGAATGGGTGCTTGACGCCGCGAAATCCACGTGGAACAGGCTCAAGAACATGAAGAGAGCCTGCGGAATCCCCAACGCCACCGCGGAGACCCTCATGGACATGGGTTCCAGCCCCGCCGAAGCCGAGGGAATAATCTATGCCCTGGACAACGACGAGCCGCCGTCCTCGGAGCCTTACCTCAAAGCGATCCAGAGCGCCCTCAGGAAGCTTCTGCCGGAGGACGGAGTTGACTTCGGGTTCCCGGATGCCGACGATGTCGGTCCGGATGAGGTGCTCATCGACGGCGAAGGCATAGCCCAGACCCGCCCGGCCCAGACGGAAACCCCGTCCCGCAGCAAAGCGGCCGCCGAAGACGCGATACTGAGGCTTCTCGGGGAATTGGACACCGACGGCAGAGGCGCCCCCAGAGACGAGCTGGAAAGGCGCGCCGAGAGCATGGGAATCAGCAGCGTGGAGCTCGAAGAGATATCCAACAGCCTCATGGACAAAGGACTCGTCTACGAGCCTTCTCTCAGATACATCAAGCTGATCTGAGCCGGGGGCGACCCCGGAAACCCCTTACCTTCTGAACACCGCGGACCCGTAGCCCACGACGGAATCCGGATCCATGCCGAGAGAATCGTATGAGTCCGTATGCTTCAGGACTTCCGCCGAACAGCCGGAGCAGAACATCATGGCCGCCATCGTCGGCCCGTATCCGCACATCGTTATCCTGTTCTCTTTCACGGCGAGGTACAGACCTCCGGGATCCATGGCCGAGACGCGGT
Coding sequences within:
- a CDS encoding glycerol dehydrogenase: MRSEPAQPQPQQQKPRAGSRETAWRLFSSEFNGCRLEIKAAEEKVPSYVVTPLGAKVNRVLIAGVLTEIEDRGTEEEHMWTCRVQDPAGYFYVNAGRFQPEASAAMASLSAPCYVAAVGKVRMYRRDDGSIAMSVRPERIMQIDERTYMEWVLDAAKSTWNRLKNMKRACGIPNATAETLMDMGSSPAEAEGIIYALDNDEPPSSEPYLKAIQSALRKLLPEDGVDFGFPDADDVGPDEVLIDGEGIAQTRPAQTETPSRSKAAAEDAILRLLGELDTDGRGAPRDELERRAESMGISSVELEEISNSLMDKGLVYEPSLRYIKLI